A genomic stretch from uncultured Pseudodesulfovibrio sp. includes:
- a CDS encoding mechanosensitive ion channel domain-containing protein, translating into MTFTTPLIFIENNPLLDMMAKTGLLLLAGLITFILARLLLVRAAHAFARRTKSQLDDILMEEGVFSRAALLAPAPVLFWGLELFPNTKDMLDDAIYAYMAVAVILVLVKVLDGLTRLYQTFGIAKRRPIKGYVQLVKLFVYILGGISVVSILLGKSPWGLLSGIGAMTAVLMLVFRDTILSLVAGIQISANDLLHKGDWIEMPAMSADGDVVDIALNTVKVQNWDMTITAIPTYKFLDTPFRNWKNMSESGGRRIKRSIKIDMSSVRFADAPLIEHLQKVQHLTDYITIRQAEINTANTTSGADPASTLNGRRLTNLGLFRRYVLEYLRSHPLLRQDMTMLVRQLQPEASSGIPLEIYCFTNKTGWGDFEDIQSDIMDHLIAALPEFGLRAYQRNALIDSRGSA; encoded by the coding sequence ATGACCTTTACCACGCCTCTCATCTTTATTGAAAACAACCCTCTGCTGGATATGATGGCCAAAACGGGGCTTTTGTTACTGGCTGGATTGATAACATTCATCCTTGCCAGGCTGCTCCTGGTGCGCGCTGCTCACGCTTTTGCCCGCAGGACCAAAAGCCAACTGGACGACATCCTCATGGAAGAAGGGGTGTTTTCTCGGGCAGCCCTGCTCGCCCCTGCCCCCGTGCTGTTCTGGGGACTCGAATTATTCCCCAATACCAAAGATATGCTTGATGATGCCATTTATGCATACATGGCCGTGGCTGTTATCCTCGTATTGGTCAAAGTTCTCGATGGGCTGACACGGCTTTACCAGACTTTCGGCATAGCCAAACGTCGCCCCATCAAAGGGTACGTGCAACTCGTCAAACTTTTTGTATACATTCTTGGCGGTATATCAGTCGTTTCCATCCTCCTTGGCAAGTCTCCCTGGGGCCTTCTTTCAGGCATCGGGGCCATGACCGCAGTGCTCATGCTGGTCTTTCGCGACACCATCCTGTCTCTGGTCGCAGGAATACAGATATCTGCCAATGACCTGCTACACAAAGGAGACTGGATTGAAATGCCTGCCATGAGCGCGGACGGCGACGTGGTCGACATTGCTCTGAATACGGTCAAAGTGCAGAACTGGGACATGACCATCACGGCCATTCCCACATACAAATTTCTGGATACACCTTTCAGAAACTGGAAAAACATGAGCGAGTCCGGAGGGCGACGAATCAAACGGTCAATCAAGATCGACATGTCGTCAGTCAGGTTTGCAGACGCCCCGCTGATCGAGCATCTGCAAAAAGTCCAACACCTCACTGACTACATTACGATACGTCAAGCTGAGATCAATACAGCCAACACAACCAGTGGAGCTGATCCGGCCTCGACACTCAATGGACGCCGCCTGACCAATCTCGGCCTGTTCCGCCGTTATGTCCTTGAATATCTGCGTTCACATCCTCTTTTAAGACAGGATATGACCATGCTCGTCCGTCAACTCCAGCCAGAGGCATCCTCAGGGATTCCCCTTGAAATATATTGCTTTACAAACAAAACAGGTTGGGGAGACTTTGAAGACATCCAATCCGACATAATGGACCACCTGATTGCGGCACTCCCGGAATTCGGCCTGAGAGCATACCAACGGAACGCCTTGATCGACAGCCGGGGCTCAGCGTAA